One region of Chryseobacterium sp. SORGH_AS_0447 genomic DNA includes:
- a CDS encoding intradiol ring-cleavage dioxygenase: MKTIDRKGFLKTLGLAGVTAVAAPLLVHCGSDDDMGSSTGNTSGSNSGSGSSATGCSVTNSETEGPFPTKSPSSLVQTNIVSDRTGVPFTIAITVQNVNTGCTNLQGAIVDIWHCDKDGNYSEYGGTGMQSANYTSVHFLRGRQTTDASGKVNFTSIFPGWYNGRATHIHVHIYNSLGQSLLVTQIAFPEGNDSAVVQVAASTGYKGMSGYTYNANDNVFGDGTSNEMSSISGSVSGGFALTHTIKVSA, from the coding sequence ATGAAAACAATAGACAGAAAAGGCTTTTTGAAAACCCTCGGTTTGGCAGGGGTAACCGCTGTTGCAGCACCTCTTTTGGTACACTGCGGAAGTGATGACGATATGGGCAGTTCGACCGGCAATACTTCGGGATCGAATTCAGGATCAGGATCATCGGCAACGGGATGTTCCGTTACCAATTCCGAAACGGAAGGCCCGTTTCCTACAAAATCACCCTCAAGTCTGGTTCAGACCAATATCGTAAGCGATAGGACAGGCGTTCCTTTTACAATCGCAATTACCGTTCAGAACGTAAATACAGGATGTACGAATCTGCAGGGCGCTATTGTGGACATCTGGCATTGCGATAAAGATGGAAACTATTCGGAGTACGGAGGAACCGGAATGCAGTCTGCCAATTACACCTCGGTGCATTTCTTAAGAGGCCGACAGACAACCGATGCCAGCGGAAAAGTAAATTTCACCTCTATTTTCCCGGGTTGGTATAACGGAAGAGCAACCCATATCCATGTGCATATTTATAATTCTTTAGGCCAGTCGCTGCTGGTGACACAGATTGCTTTTCCTGAAGGAAATGACAGTGCGGTGGTTCAGGTAGCTGCAAGTACAGGCTACAAAGGCATGAGCGGATATACCTATAATGCGAATGATAACGTGTTCGGTGACGGAACCTCCAATGAAATGTCCAGTATCTCAGGGAGTGTAAGCGGAGGTTTTGCTCTGACCCACACCATAAAAGTTTCGGCTTAA
- a CDS encoding LytTR family DNA-binding domain-containing protein: protein MIKAIALDDEILALKIIENYAGKIENLSLEKTFNIPSEAQKHLNKYPVDLIFLDIEMPSKNGMEFFKNISQNTKVIFTTAYSEYAVDAFNINAVDYLLKPFSFERFRAAVDKVKPGHESDDLKYLSIRADYKLHKINFDDILLIEGLDDYIQIHLTDHSRITARSSMKNILEKLSDKDFVRVHRSYIIPVNAIRTIVNRNIHIGNFIIPIGETYKEAVMRIVNK from the coding sequence ATGATAAAAGCCATCGCCTTGGACGACGAAATTCTGGCCTTGAAAATTATTGAGAATTATGCCGGAAAAATTGAAAACCTTTCCCTTGAAAAGACGTTCAACATCCCGAGCGAGGCCCAGAAGCACCTCAACAAGTATCCCGTGGACCTCATCTTTTTGGATATTGAAATGCCTTCTAAAAACGGAATGGAATTCTTCAAAAATATTTCCCAGAATACCAAAGTTATTTTTACCACTGCGTATTCGGAATACGCCGTTGATGCCTTCAACATCAATGCGGTGGATTATCTGTTAAAACCTTTTTCCTTTGAGCGGTTCAGGGCTGCGGTGGACAAAGTAAAGCCCGGCCATGAATCCGACGATTTGAAATACCTGTCGATTCGCGCCGATTATAAGCTTCACAAGATTAATTTTGACGACATTCTCCTTATTGAAGGACTGGATGATTACATCCAGATCCATCTTACGGATCATTCCAGGATCACCGCCCGCTCTTCCATGAAAAACATCCTCGAAAAGCTTTCCGATAAAGACTTCGTGAGAGTCCACCGGTCTTACATTATTCCGGTTAATGCCATCAGGACAATTGTCAACCGCAATATTCATATCGGCAACTTCATTATTCCGATCGGGGAAACCTACAAAGAGGCTGTAATGAGAATAGTAAATAAATAA
- a CDS encoding sensor histidine kinase, producing MKKLWPHLILIPLLLTIPIVSSPDFDGTLSVFRVSPFQREFIRFVLLIVFFYLNLNIFLPKFYSRKKYLSFTVCTLIGFGIMVFLPYYLTAENIFTGVSSQMQMEPPGMPPNGNFQPPPMNGMPPFDNFGPKRNDGSYRQMIFSSVLPFLFSFLSSLFIFRNIEQKKLERSKAKAELLNLKYQLQPHFLFNTLNSIYSLALLKSDDAPEGILKLSNVMRYVVQESSKDFVDLDKEIEYVKDYISLQLIRTDSSLDFSYTETGEMKGWQIAPFILVNFIENAFKYGFDAEKNSKISIRIAIQGNVLHFTVSNNIVNENKTGKSSFKVGLKNTLEHLRQVYGKNYDLIITDDGKTYAVDLKINLT from the coding sequence ATGAAAAAGCTTTGGCCGCACCTCATCCTGATTCCTCTCCTGCTGACGATTCCCATTGTCTCTTCGCCGGATTTTGACGGGACGCTGTCGGTCTTCAGGGTTTCCCCTTTCCAGAGGGAGTTTATCCGTTTTGTGCTTTTGATTGTTTTCTTCTATCTGAACCTGAATATTTTTCTCCCGAAATTTTACAGCCGGAAAAAATATCTATCTTTTACCGTCTGCACGCTGATCGGTTTTGGAATAATGGTCTTCTTACCGTATTACCTTACCGCGGAGAATATTTTTACGGGAGTTTCCTCTCAGATGCAAATGGAACCGCCGGGAATGCCACCCAATGGAAATTTCCAGCCCCCGCCGATGAATGGAATGCCTCCATTCGATAATTTCGGACCCAAAAGAAACGACGGATCGTACCGCCAGATGATTTTCTCTTCTGTTCTTCCGTTTCTGTTTTCTTTTTTATCCTCCCTTTTCATTTTCCGGAACATTGAGCAGAAAAAGCTGGAACGGTCCAAAGCCAAAGCCGAATTGTTAAATCTAAAATATCAGCTGCAGCCCCACTTCTTATTCAACACATTAAATTCCATCTATTCCCTGGCTTTACTAAAGTCCGACGATGCGCCGGAAGGAATTCTGAAGCTGTCTAACGTTATGCGGTATGTAGTCCAGGAAAGCAGCAAGGATTTTGTGGATCTCGACAAAGAAATCGAATATGTAAAGGATTATATCTCGCTTCAGCTGATACGGACAGACAGCAGCCTGGATTTTTCCTATACTGAAACCGGGGAAATGAAAGGCTGGCAGATCGCTCCCTTTATTCTGGTCAATTTTATTGAAAACGCCTTCAAATATGGCTTTGATGCAGAAAAGAATTCAAAAATTTCAATACGGATTGCGATTCAGGGAAATGTTCTGCACTTTACGGTTTCCAACAACATCGTCAATGAGAACAAAACCGGTAAAAGCAGCTTTAAAGTCGGGCTGAAAAATACCCTTGAACATTTGCGTCAGGTGTACGGGAAAAATTATGATCTTATCATAACTGATGACGGAAAAACCTATGCAGTAGACTTAAAAATTAATTTAACCTGA